In Bremerella alba, one DNA window encodes the following:
- a CDS encoding DUF1499 domain-containing protein, whose product MISLYVVLGILAVLIVVPLVALSLIVDDWSRDLTTNHAETTRSHPNEMLRPLTVSGDRPSVAVDVSEAIERLKNWKIESITPEGKRTIIHATRTTKLFKFTDDIRVYLNDVEGGIQITATSQSRVGKGDLGQNPRNIAELMSKVREQVES is encoded by the coding sequence ATGATTTCGCTCTACGTTGTTCTCGGCATCTTGGCGGTTCTGATCGTGGTGCCACTGGTAGCTCTTTCCTTGATTGTGGACGATTGGTCGCGTGACCTGACCACCAATCACGCGGAAACCACACGCAGTCATCCTAATGAAATGCTCCGTCCGCTGACGGTTTCTGGCGATCGCCCTAGTGTCGCCGTAGACGTGAGCGAAGCGATCGAGCGGTTGAAAAACTGGAAGATCGAAAGTATCACTCCCGAAGGCAAACGCACCATCATTCACGCGACCCGCACCACCAAGCTCTTCAAGTTCACCGATGACATTCGGGTTTACCTGAACGACGTCGAGGGCGGCATTCAAATTACCGCCACCAGCCAGTCGCGTGTTGGCAAAGGAGACCTGGGACAAAACCCGCGGAACATCGCCGAGCTGATGTCGAAGGTGCGGGAACAAGTCGAGTCATGA
- a CDS encoding glycosyltransferase: MKIGLHCPEVPGHLNPMTTLGCELQRRGHEVTFLGCQMAESIVRRSGLPFYALGPEDELTQRLESTFKALGKTSGIQGMMMTGKIFGIQSQLVSNYIEPAFDHIKFDGLVIDQVSPTAAVKAEQFKIPYAVACNALAVYWDPLMPPPPLVWDYRTDFYGRTRNEIAKHLVLWAYRMFAAEKKVGIDPLKLIRDNDPGLVHLAQQPAFFEYPRTKYPERLHYTGPWHRAERDDTSIDFPWDWLDGRPLIYASMGTLQNAVGPVFRKIIDAVHDLPMQVVLSKGGGQVDIPGPIPENVLLVEKAPQLRLLEKAKLVITHAGMNTALECLSHGVPMLCLPVTNDQPGVAKRAEYLGNGRVIPVRQVTTKRLRQELDRMLSDDSFQQKANEFAGNLASYNGLEMAAKLIEQAFETKRSVMNQEHIRRNQER; encoded by the coding sequence ATGAAAATCGGCCTGCACTGCCCCGAGGTTCCTGGGCACCTCAATCCAATGACTACGCTCGGCTGTGAACTTCAGCGTCGCGGCCATGAGGTGACTTTCCTCGGTTGCCAAATGGCTGAGAGCATCGTGCGTCGTAGCGGACTTCCATTTTATGCCCTGGGGCCAGAAGACGAATTGACGCAGCGTTTGGAGTCTACGTTCAAAGCCCTAGGCAAGACATCCGGCATCCAAGGGATGATGATGACCGGTAAGATCTTCGGAATACAGTCTCAGCTGGTGAGTAATTACATCGAACCAGCGTTCGACCACATCAAGTTCGATGGCCTGGTCATCGATCAGGTTTCGCCGACCGCAGCGGTCAAAGCCGAGCAGTTCAAGATCCCCTACGCCGTGGCCTGTAACGCACTTGCCGTCTACTGGGATCCCCTCATGCCCCCGCCGCCGTTGGTGTGGGACTATCGCACCGATTTCTACGGGCGAACACGCAACGAGATTGCCAAGCACCTGGTGCTGTGGGCCTATCGCATGTTCGCAGCCGAAAAGAAAGTCGGTATCGATCCGCTGAAGCTCATTCGCGACAACGATCCAGGTCTCGTCCATCTGGCCCAACAGCCGGCTTTCTTTGAATACCCACGTACGAAATACCCCGAGCGGCTGCACTATACCGGTCCCTGGCATCGCGCCGAGCGAGACGATACGTCGATCGACTTCCCCTGGGATTGGCTCGACGGACGACCGCTCATCTATGCCTCGATGGGCACGCTGCAAAATGCGGTCGGACCTGTCTTCCGCAAGATCATCGATGCCGTGCACGACTTACCGATGCAAGTGGTGCTCAGCAAAGGAGGTGGTCAGGTCGACATACCAGGCCCAATCCCTGAGAACGTCCTATTGGTTGAGAAAGCCCCGCAGCTACGCCTGTTGGAAAAAGCCAAACTGGTCATCACGCACGCCGGAATGAACACCGCCCTCGAATGCTTATCACACGGCGTACCGATGCTTTGTCTCCCGGTCACCAACGATCAGCCAGGCGTCGCGAAACGCGCCGAGTACCTGGGCAATGGACGCGTTATCCCTGTCCGACAAGTCACCACCAAGCGGCTCCGCCAAGAGCTTGATCGCATGCTGAGCGACGATTCGTTCCAACAAAAAGCAAACGAGTTCGCCGGAAACCTGGCCAGCTACAATGGCTTGGAGATGGCCGCCAAACTCATCGAACAGGCTTTCGAAACGAAGCGGTCCGTGATGAACCAGGAACACATTCGCCGTAATCAAGAACGATGA